The following proteins come from a genomic window of Nostoc sp. ATCC 53789:
- a CDS encoding HPP family protein: protein MIDGKKVRFKLKNYWFKTFGRWRSCPLTCPIERPHHRHVFWSWIGSFLAITATSYLAAKTNSPLLMAPFGATSVLIFGVPDSPLAQPRNVIGGNLLAAMVSLIILHFLGASPLAMGMAVSSAIGIMQLTGTLHPPSGAVALVVMMTKPDWQFLLTPAFEGSMILVLCAVIFNNLAEERTYPKHWL from the coding sequence ATGATCGACGGTAAAAAAGTTCGGTTTAAATTAAAAAATTATTGGTTTAAAACCTTTGGCAGATGGCGATCCTGTCCGCTAACCTGTCCAATAGAAAGACCTCATCATCGGCATGTTTTTTGGAGTTGGATCGGTAGTTTTTTAGCCATAACTGCAACGTCTTACCTTGCTGCAAAAACTAATTCTCCTTTGCTGATGGCTCCTTTTGGTGCTACGAGTGTCTTGATTTTTGGTGTGCCTGACAGTCCTTTGGCTCAACCCCGCAATGTTATTGGGGGTAATCTTTTAGCTGCTATGGTGAGTCTGATAATTCTGCATTTTCTCGGTGCTTCTCCCTTGGCAATGGGAATGGCTGTTTCTAGTGCGATCGGAATCATGCAGCTTACCGGAACTCTACACCCACCTTCGGGTGCTGTTGCATTAGTCGTCATGATGACCAAACCAGACTGGCAATTTTTGCTAACACCTGCCTTTGAGGGATCGATGATTCTAGTGCTATGCGCTGTGATCTTCAATAATTTAGCGGAGGAAAGGACGTATCCGAAACACTGGTTATAG
- a CDS encoding DUF3865 domain-containing protein, translating into MEFNHLTKQLNQLLAQDYVAFSITENPVVKILSQVSFAQIAYVMQQYSIFPKELVGFTELARQKALAAGWNSVAQELKENIAEEMGSTTQGISHYTLLAEGLEEGLGVPVKNTMPSIATFKLLRTMQSVFDKQIYYVLGAIYAIEATSIPELTLIVQLLDWLLEGAMPKDLEYFFSKHLNEWEIEHEAGLRTCLAAYIQPEEFGEFAAGFRGMIDAMQTWWQELAQEAISSEVVLSTAIAQHH; encoded by the coding sequence ATGGAATTTAATCACTTAACAAAGCAGCTTAATCAACTGCTCGCTCAGGATTATGTGGCATTTAGCATTACAGAAAATCCTGTTGTAAAAATACTTAGTCAGGTAAGCTTTGCTCAGATTGCTTATGTCATGCAGCAATATTCGATTTTTCCAAAGGAGTTGGTGGGTTTCACAGAGTTAGCAAGACAGAAAGCCCTGGCAGCTGGATGGAACAGTGTAGCCCAAGAACTCAAAGAAAATATAGCTGAGGAAATGGGTAGCACTACCCAAGGAATCTCTCATTACACACTTTTAGCTGAAGGGCTAGAAGAAGGACTGGGCGTTCCTGTGAAAAACACAATGCCGTCAATAGCTACATTCAAACTGCTGAGAACTATGCAATCGGTATTTGATAAACAAATATACTATGTGCTTGGGGCAATCTATGCGATCGAGGCAACCTCAATTCCAGAATTAACTCTAATCGTGCAACTTCTAGATTGGTTGCTGGAAGGAGCAATGCCCAAAGATTTGGAATATTTCTTCAGCAAGCATTTAAACGAGTGGGAAATTGAACATGAAGCGGGCTTGAGAACATGTCTGGCAGCCTACATACAACCCGAAGAATTTGGAGAGTTTGCAGCAGGGTTTCGGGGAATGATCGATGCAATGCAGACCTGGTGGCAGGAATTAGCGCAAGAGGCAATCTCATCTGAGGTTGTTCTGAGTACAGCGATCGCTCAACACCATTGA
- a CDS encoding dynamin-like GTPase family protein: MSDLPLQCKNLKEQVESILQLLQQEPTLHSQDITPVQTSLTKAISPKFEIVFAGAFSAGKSMLINALLERELLYSAEGHATGTECKIEYAELDKERVVLTFLSEAEIREQAVYLCQQLGFKTVTNINQADVITLLRQGCDAIIQQEGGESKSERAKQAKALMLLVEGYMANRDHINTVNNATYSMEQFNFSNLKEAAGYARRGSNSAVLKRIEYYCNHPLLQDGNVIIDTPGIDAPVEKDAQLTYAKIQHPDTSAVVCVLKPASAGDMTKEETELLELMRQNGGVRDRVFYVFNRIDETWYNTQLRQRLDDLISGQFGNSNKVYKTSGLLGFYGSQIKQTNQLDRFGLDSVFAESIKGLDGKEETPQFVYAFNNYCVNSGKLSTTKFRVSVNGYETPNQNYVRILGDWGNELIEKLIQDSGTEEFRTAITRYLTEEKRPQLFKNLADDLEDVCIKLTKHYQSVQRNLDSQPQEIESMKQQELQRLNQQLQQIGREFSEHITKEVNQIINNSCDAFEADFRQLQSRMIRRLDELLDTFSVASAYQRATISHPRNATAPLIAILVEAFYYLANQLEDILIESSQQVVANYFQRLIEKIRKSEYYRQLYRLLDSDGGIEQEIRTIEKQVTQALVSAASVECDRFVRESPRFYDEGTFSIYQFRQTLLQTSQSYDAESIVEAEPAIRQLLKLDFEPKVSQTIRKSFRQTINQTLKTQLLPMADQQADEILQQYPQARANLEKTLQQEAEEKIANNRRLLSVVEENIAAYNSAASSINSCLQSMKLYDHFLPVIGEYFDTDNKFANNGFVFSDAVREV, translated from the coding sequence ATGTCAGATTTACCGCTTCAGTGCAAAAATTTGAAAGAGCAAGTTGAGTCGATATTACAACTTTTACAACAAGAACCAACGCTACATTCTCAAGATATTACACCTGTACAAACTTCCTTAACTAAAGCGATTTCTCCCAAGTTTGAGATTGTATTTGCAGGTGCATTTAGTGCTGGTAAATCAATGCTAATCAATGCACTATTGGAGAGAGAACTACTTTACAGTGCAGAAGGACACGCTACAGGTACAGAATGCAAAATCGAGTATGCAGAATTAGATAAAGAACGTGTTGTTTTAACGTTCTTAAGTGAAGCAGAAATTCGGGAACAAGCAGTTTATTTGTGTCAGCAGTTAGGATTTAAGACAGTAACTAATATTAACCAAGCTGATGTAATTACCTTGCTACGTCAAGGTTGTGACGCGATTATTCAGCAGGAGGGTGGTGAGAGTAAATCAGAACGTGCAAAACAGGCGAAGGCATTAATGTTGTTGGTAGAGGGATATATGGCAAACCGCGATCACATCAACACGGTTAATAATGCTACATACTCAATGGAGCAATTTAACTTTTCCAACCTCAAGGAAGCGGCTGGATATGCCCGTCGTGGTAGCAATAGTGCAGTATTGAAGCGAATAGAATATTACTGTAATCATCCTCTGCTACAAGATGGCAACGTAATTATTGACACACCTGGTATAGATGCACCAGTAGAGAAAGATGCACAACTAACTTATGCCAAAATTCAACATCCTGATACTTCGGCGGTGGTGTGTGTGCTAAAACCTGCTTCGGCGGGTGATATGACAAAAGAAGAAACAGAACTTTTGGAATTAATGCGGCAAAATGGGGGAGTACGCGATCGCGTTTTTTATGTCTTCAACCGCATCGATGAAACTTGGTACAATACCCAACTACGACAAAGATTAGACGATTTAATTAGCGGACAATTTGGCAATTCAAACAAAGTTTATAAAACAAGTGGATTATTAGGATTTTACGGTAGTCAGATTAAACAGACAAATCAACTAGATAGATTTGGTTTAGATTCTGTTTTTGCAGAAAGCATTAAAGGTTTAGATGGGAAAGAAGAAACACCACAATTTGTCTATGCCTTTAACAACTACTGCGTAAATTCAGGAAAGTTATCTACCACTAAATTCCGTGTCTCTGTTAACGGCTATGAAACTCCAAATCAAAATTATGTGCGGATTTTGGGAGATTGGGGAAATGAACTGATAGAAAAGCTAATTCAAGATAGTGGTACTGAAGAATTTCGCACAGCTATTACTCGCTATCTTACAGAAGAGAAGCGTCCCCAATTATTTAAGAATCTTGCTGATGATTTGGAAGATGTTTGTATTAAACTGACAAAACATTATCAGAGTGTACAACGTAATTTAGATAGTCAACCCCAAGAAATTGAGAGTATGAAGCAGCAAGAGTTGCAACGCCTAAATCAGCAACTCCAGCAAATCGGCAGAGAATTTAGTGAGCATATCACAAAAGAAGTTAACCAAATAATTAATAATTCCTGTGATGCTTTTGAAGCAGATTTTAGACAATTACAATCACGAATGATTCGCCGTTTAGATGAATTGCTAGATACTTTTTCTGTAGCTTCTGCTTATCAACGTGCAACAATTAGCCATCCTCGCAATGCTACCGCACCTTTAATTGCTATTTTAGTAGAGGCATTTTATTACTTAGCAAATCAGTTAGAAGATATTTTGATTGAGTCATCTCAGCAAGTTGTTGCGAATTATTTTCAGCGATTGATTGAAAAGATTCGTAAGTCAGAATATTATCGCCAGTTGTATCGTTTATTAGATAGTGATGGCGGCATTGAACAAGAGATCAGAACTATAGAAAAGCAGGTTACTCAAGCATTAGTGAGTGCAGCTAGTGTAGAGTGCGATCGCTTCGTGCGAGAAAGTCCGAGATTTTATGATGAAGGCACTTTTTCTATATATCAATTTCGCCAAACTTTATTGCAAACTTCTCAAAGCTACGATGCTGAAAGTATCGTAGAAGCAGAACCAGCAATTAGGCAATTATTGAAGTTAGATTTTGAGCCAAAAGTTTCACAAACTATTCGTAAATCTTTCCGTCAAACTATTAACCAAACGCTCAAAACTCAGTTGTTACCAATGGCAGATCAGCAAGCAGATGAGATTTTGCAGCAATATCCACAGGCGCGTGCTAATTTAGAGAAAACACTGCAACAAGAAGCTGAAGAGAAAATCGCTAATAATCGCCGATTATTGAGTGTTGTTGAAGAAAATATTGCAGCATACAATTCAGCAGCTTCTAGTATCAATAGTTGTTTACAGTCAATGAAACTATATGACCACTTCTTACCTGTCATTGGTGAGTATTTTGATACTGATAATAAGTTCGCTAATAATGGATTTGTGTTTTCAGACGCGGTACGAGAGGTTTGA
- a CDS encoding ATP-binding protein: MKIHPSGKVRAFSLQLVLVVPFVLQLFGIVGLVGYLSFKNGEKAVNDLADQLMERTSGEVNQHLDAYLSIPHKVIQLNADAIRMGLLNVRDRLKVGKYFWHEMQAYDLTFISLNLATGEGTGAGRYDGKTVTIDDNAIKTPSLPKNTKTYLTDNDGNPTKVMTTSTWDTVNELAYTEPVKAGKPIWVRIYTYYDPAYPPYIVASAGRPIYDASKKLIGVVGAEIHLLKLSEFLQKLNVSSFGQVFIMERDGMLVANSAQEKPFTVVNNEIKRLKAIDSPNPVLQSIAKQLQQRIPDFQSVTNTQKLKVNVQGENLYVHIVPWRDQYGLDWLVVVGIPEKTYMAQIYANTQISILLCFGALIVATTVGIFTSRWIAHPILRLNQTTQAIAFGDLQQTLQEGNIDELNTLGHSFNHMAGQLRESFIALENSNAELEARVEQRTVELKTAMGELQRTQAQVVQSEKMSSLGQLVAGIAHEINNPVNFIHGNITHLDEYTQNLLQMIYLYQERYSSHDPEIQALAEEIDLEFLIEDLQKILPSMKMGTERIRNIVRSLRNFSRMDEAEFKAVDIHEGIESTLLILQHRLKDKPDRPAIEVIKDYGNLPQVECYPGQLNQVLMNVLVNAMDALDELDIKRTSQQIEENPSQITIRTSVVDSQSIEIAIADNAQGMPESVQSRIFDPFFTTKPVGKGTGMGMAISYQIITEKHGGKLLCFSSLGQGSNFIIQVPIRQKAPEPVLKV, from the coding sequence ATGAAGATACATCCATCTGGCAAAGTCCGTGCATTTTCATTACAGCTTGTTCTGGTCGTTCCTTTCGTATTGCAACTTTTTGGCATCGTGGGGCTGGTCGGGTATCTGTCGTTTAAAAATGGCGAGAAAGCGGTGAACGATCTAGCTGATCAGTTGATGGAGCGAACCAGTGGTGAGGTAAATCAACATTTAGATGCTTACCTATCGATTCCTCATAAAGTTATCCAGTTAAATGCGGATGCAATTCGCATGGGATTGCTGAATGTGCGCGATCGCCTCAAGGTTGGTAAGTACTTCTGGCACGAAATGCAAGCCTATGACCTAACCTTTATCAGCTTGAACCTAGCAACTGGTGAAGGAACTGGAGCCGGCCGTTACGATGGCAAAACGGTGACAATCGATGATAATGCGATCAAAACGCCAAGCCTGCCGAAAAATACGAAAACTTACTTAACAGATAATGATGGCAACCCAACCAAAGTGATGACGACCAGTACTTGGGATACCGTCAATGAACTTGCCTATACTGAACCTGTCAAAGCCGGGAAACCTATCTGGGTTCGCATTTATACTTATTACGATCCTGCTTATCCCCCCTATATTGTGGCATCGGCAGGTCGTCCGATTTATGATGCCAGCAAAAAACTGATTGGTGTTGTGGGGGCTGAAATTCACCTGTTGAAACTCAGTGAATTTTTACAAAAATTAAATGTCAGCAGCTTCGGACAAGTTTTTATTATGGAGCGTGATGGTATGTTGGTTGCCAATTCTGCTCAAGAAAAGCCTTTTACCGTAGTCAATAACGAAATTAAACGCCTTAAAGCGATCGACAGCCCCAATCCGGTGCTACAAAGCATTGCCAAGCAGCTTCAGCAGCGCATTCCAGATTTTCAGTCCGTTACCAATACCCAAAAACTGAAAGTTAATGTTCAAGGAGAAAATTTATACGTGCATATTGTGCCTTGGCGTGACCAATATGGTTTGGACTGGTTAGTGGTAGTTGGTATTCCGGAAAAAACTTACATGGCGCAAATCTATGCCAACACCCAAATTAGCATCCTGCTGTGTTTTGGGGCGCTGATAGTAGCAACGACGGTTGGCATATTTACCTCGCGCTGGATTGCACATCCTATCTTGCGCTTGAATCAGACTACCCAAGCAATAGCATTTGGTGATTTACAACAGACACTCCAAGAGGGGAATATCGATGAACTCAACACTCTTGGTCACTCTTTTAATCACATGGCAGGGCAATTGCGGGAATCCTTTATTGCTTTAGAAAACAGTAATGCCGAACTAGAAGCGCGAGTCGAACAACGGACTGTTGAACTTAAAACAGCGATGGGTGAATTGCAGCGTACCCAAGCACAAGTAGTTCAAAGTGAAAAAATGTCTAGTCTGGGTCAACTGGTAGCAGGTATTGCCCATGAAATCAATAACCCAGTCAACTTTATTCACGGCAATATTACTCACTTGGATGAATATACTCAAAACTTGTTACAGATGATTTATCTCTACCAAGAACGCTATTCTAGTCATGACCCAGAAATTCAAGCATTAGCAGAGGAAATCGATCTAGAATTTCTCATTGAAGATTTACAAAAGATACTGCCTTCAATGAAAATGGGGACTGAGAGGATTCGTAATATTGTGCGATCGCTGCGGAATTTTTCGCGTATGGATGAAGCGGAATTTAAGGCAGTTGATATTCATGAAGGTATCGAAAGTACGCTCTTAATTCTGCAACACCGCCTCAAAGATAAACCAGACCGTCCAGCAATTGAAGTTATTAAAGATTATGGCAACTTGCCGCAAGTAGAATGCTATCCTGGTCAACTCAACCAAGTATTAATGAATGTTCTGGTAAATGCAATGGATGCTCTTGATGAGTTAGATATCAAGCGTACCTCTCAACAGATAGAGGAAAATCCCAGTCAAATTACTATCCGCACTTCAGTAGTTGATTCACAATCAATAGAAATTGCGATCGCTGATAATGCACAAGGAATGCCAGAATCGGTTCAAAGCCGGATCTTCGATCCATTTTTTACTACCAAACCTGTAGGCAAAGGAACAGGCATGGGTATGGCAATCAGCTACCAAATCATTACGGAAAAACATGGTGGGAAATTGCTATGTTTTTCTAGCCTTGGGCAAGGCAGTAATTTCATAATTCAAGTGCCTATTCGACAAAAAGCTCCTGAACCCGTCCTCAAAGTATAG
- a CDS encoding alpha/beta fold hydrolase, with protein sequence MPKLQVNGIDLFYDIKGKGEPLLLIAGFLCDHAYWSLIMPSLISQYQVIRLDNRGMGRSSAPETPYSLKQMANDVAALLDHLAIEKVHLVGHSMGGQIAQELVLAHPEKVQSLMLLSSLAKGDGLFNSIIETWGELCANVDLKLYEKVVLPWIFTDTFYSIPGMIEGLIEFAIRYPFPPATHSLHYHSQAMLDFDTTDRLQKIPCPTLVLVGKQDILTPLKFSQQLAQGIPDAELVVLEGGGHGFLIESPDTVISAMLNFLRKLKPAYF encoded by the coding sequence ATGCCAAAGCTTCAGGTTAACGGGATTGATTTGTTCTACGACATTAAGGGAAAGGGTGAGCCTTTGCTATTAATAGCTGGCTTCCTTTGCGATCATGCCTATTGGTCGTTGATTATGCCATCGCTGATTTCGCAGTATCAAGTTATTCGCTTAGATAACCGAGGTATGGGGCGAAGTTCCGCTCCCGAAACACCGTATAGTCTGAAGCAGATGGCTAATGATGTAGCAGCATTGCTCGATCATCTTGCGATCGAGAAGGTGCATCTAGTAGGTCATTCAATGGGTGGTCAGATAGCTCAAGAATTAGTGTTAGCACATCCTGAAAAAGTGCAAAGTCTAATGCTGCTTTCGTCACTTGCAAAGGGTGATGGATTATTCAACAGCATCATTGAGACTTGGGGCGAACTCTGCGCTAATGTAGACCTGAAACTTTATGAAAAAGTTGTATTACCCTGGATATTTACAGATACCTTCTACTCGATTCCTGGCATGATCGAAGGTCTGATCGAATTTGCAATCAGATATCCTTTCCCGCCAGCAACTCATTCACTCCATTATCACAGCCAAGCCATGCTTGACTTTGACACAACAGATCGCCTTCAAAAAATTCCTTGTCCTACCCTAGTTCTAGTTGGCAAACAAGACATTCTCACTCCTCTAAAGTTTTCCCAGCAACTTGCTCAAGGCATTCCCGACGCTGAACTTGTAGTTCTCGAAGGTGGGGGTCATGGCTTCTTAATTGAGTCGCCTGATACTGTGATTTCAGCCATGCTAAACTTCCTGCGGAAATTGAAGCCAGCCTACTTCTAA